One genomic window of Pseudomonadota bacterium includes the following:
- a CDS encoding DNA polymerase III subunit alpha has protein sequence MVHLHVRSWFSFLAGASSPEDLVRAAAAHGQRAVAITDLHGVYGAVRFARAASAQGLKPIFGATLLIAHPSGEASSAPSPSAQEASTAHHHACPPEGCGVRAPLVLLACSPQGYAHLCTLASAAHANDRHAPHLHLSQLATHDTEDIICLTGGREGWLSALIGSGRRSEAEQWLRRLARHFPGRLYVELTHHLRPGDSALVTRLTALAAAHRLPVVITNAVRYATPDHFPRHDALTCVRLGITVGDRHLERPVNDEACIKDERALRRLIDIAEAFTNTERIAERCTMNLLPGEITPPGALLPPGTSPAAHLQALCDSGVHRRYSASAQAAARAQLAHEMAVVRDLDLCEFFLVVHEVVAFARAQGIRHAGRGSAANSIIAYCLGITNVDPLRHHLLFERFLHRGRKGMPDIDVDFDSERRGEVITWMENRFGAEHAAMTAAVITYRARSAMREMMKVLGYDLDTISRVTRRFNNHDSLTTLDERRVEIAAITPPSPLLDTLFTLVAGLRHCPRHIGLHNGGMVLSRTPLSHHSPVQRSASGVRQLQFDKDDVESLGLIKFDVLGLRSLSVVSEALNLHCLDGGAPIDIDGLPLDDASTFELIRSGKTMSVFQIESPGQWNLLARVQPQHFDDLVAEVALFRPGPLQGGMVNPYVERRAGRQPVTCLHPSLEPILRDTFGIILYQEQVLEVSHQFAGMSLDEADTFRSLMSKWRDPGDMQAMRERFVGGAMRHHGVDEALASTVFDQVAAFVGYGFCRSHAAAFAQIVYQTAWLKAHHGAAFMGAVLQHHPGFYPLSTVLEEVKHMGIAILPVDVWRSHARYRVERGAIRLPLTQVSGLSEPLAERIVQARDRCRTLEALRRAVELTPETWDSLARAGAFDAAGPSGARDDEGSGRRHSLWHLGLLRSVETREGNRSSAHVEQLELFERAESDALFPALDALGEAGAVRWDLETLQMSGGRHPVALHRGTLRRRGVVPIEAIPGMAARASRGRRPATARVAGVVVTFQRPPTAKGMTFIVLEDETGRLPVAVAPSRFETLRLTLRSAALVVEGAVQTAGTTYHSLLVREAHAFDDYVNPQERGPKGGRT, from the coding sequence ATGGTGCATCTGCACGTGCGCAGCTGGTTCTCGTTCCTGGCCGGCGCTTCATCTCCAGAAGATCTCGTGCGTGCTGCGGCGGCTCACGGGCAGCGTGCCGTAGCCATCACCGATCTGCACGGCGTGTACGGCGCAGTTCGATTCGCCCGCGCGGCGAGCGCGCAGGGCCTGAAACCCATCTTCGGAGCGACGCTGCTGATCGCGCACCCCTCTGGCGAGGCCTCGAGCGCGCCGTCTCCCTCGGCGCAGGAAGCGTCCACCGCACACCACCACGCCTGTCCGCCCGAGGGGTGCGGTGTCCGCGCCCCCCTGGTGCTGCTGGCGTGCAGCCCGCAAGGCTACGCGCATCTGTGCACCCTCGCGAGTGCCGCGCACGCAAACGACCGACACGCCCCTCATCTGCATCTGTCGCAGCTGGCCACGCACGACACCGAAGACATCATCTGTCTCACCGGGGGGCGGGAGGGCTGGCTCTCCGCCCTCATCGGAAGCGGGCGGAGAAGCGAGGCCGAGCAGTGGCTGCGCAGGCTCGCCCGGCACTTCCCCGGACGGCTGTATGTCGAGCTGACCCACCACCTGCGTCCCGGCGACAGCGCGCTCGTCACCCGACTGACCGCCCTGGCCGCCGCGCACCGCCTTCCGGTGGTCATCACCAATGCGGTGCGCTACGCCACGCCCGATCACTTCCCCCGCCACGACGCCCTCACCTGTGTGCGGCTCGGCATCACGGTGGGCGATCGGCACCTCGAGCGTCCGGTGAACGACGAGGCCTGCATCAAGGACGAACGCGCGCTCCGCCGGCTCATCGACATCGCCGAGGCATTCACGAACACCGAGCGCATCGCCGAGCGCTGCACGATGAACCTGCTGCCCGGCGAGATCACCCCGCCCGGCGCGCTGCTTCCCCCCGGCACAAGCCCCGCCGCCCATCTGCAGGCGCTGTGCGACAGCGGCGTTCACCGCAGGTACAGCGCATCAGCGCAGGCCGCCGCGCGCGCCCAGCTCGCCCACGAGATGGCGGTGGTGCGCGACCTCGACCTGTGCGAGTTCTTCCTGGTGGTGCACGAGGTGGTTGCATTCGCGCGCGCGCAGGGCATCCGCCACGCCGGCCGCGGCTCGGCGGCCAATTCCATCATCGCCTACTGCCTGGGCATCACCAATGTCGATCCCCTCCGGCATCACCTGCTGTTCGAGCGCTTCCTGCATCGCGGGCGCAAGGGCATGCCCGACATCGATGTCGACTTCGACTCCGAGCGCAGAGGCGAGGTCATCACCTGGATGGAGAATCGGTTCGGCGCCGAGCACGCCGCCATGACGGCGGCCGTCATCACCTACCGGGCCCGCAGCGCCATGCGCGAGATGATGAAGGTGCTCGGCTATGATCTCGACACCATCAGCCGGGTCACCCGGCGCTTCAACAACCACGATTCGCTGACCACCCTCGATGAGCGACGCGTCGAGATCGCCGCGATCACCCCTCCCTCTCCCCTGCTCGACACGCTGTTCACGCTGGTGGCGGGGCTGCGCCACTGCCCACGCCACATCGGCCTGCACAACGGCGGCATGGTGCTCTCGCGCACCCCCCTCTCCCACCACAGCCCCGTGCAGCGCTCCGCGAGCGGCGTGCGGCAGCTGCAGTTCGACAAGGACGATGTTGAATCGCTCGGCCTCATCAAGTTCGATGTGCTCGGCCTTCGCTCGCTCTCGGTGGTGTCAGAGGCGCTGAACCTGCACTGCCTCGATGGCGGCGCCCCCATCGACATCGACGGGCTGCCCCTCGATGACGCCTCCACCTTCGAGCTCATCCGCAGCGGCAAGACCATGAGCGTGTTCCAGATCGAGAGCCCAGGACAGTGGAACCTGCTGGCACGGGTGCAGCCCCAGCACTTCGACGATCTGGTGGCCGAGGTGGCGCTGTTCCGCCCCGGCCCCCTACAAGGCGGCATGGTGAACCCCTACGTCGAGCGCCGCGCCGGCCGCCAGCCCGTGACCTGCCTGCATCCATCGCTCGAGCCCATCCTGCGCGACACCTTTGGCATCATCCTGTATCAAGAGCAGGTGCTCGAGGTGTCACACCAGTTCGCGGGCATGTCGCTCGATGAGGCCGACACCTTCCGCAGCCTCATGAGCAAGTGGCGCGATCCGGGAGACATGCAGGCCATGCGTGAGCGCTTCGTGGGCGGCGCGATGCGACACCACGGGGTCGACGAGGCGCTGGCCAGCACCGTGTTCGACCAGGTGGCGGCATTCGTGGGCTACGGCTTCTGTCGCTCGCATGCAGCCGCATTCGCCCAGATCGTCTACCAGACCGCCTGGCTCAAGGCCCACCATGGCGCGGCCTTCATGGGGGCGGTTCTGCAGCATCATCCTGGCTTCTACCCGCTGAGCACCGTCCTCGAGGAGGTGAAGCACATGGGCATCGCCATCCTGCCGGTCGATGTGTGGCGCTCGCACGCGCGATATCGCGTCGAGCGCGGCGCCATTCGTCTCCCGCTCACCCAGGTGAGCGGCTTGAGCGAACCGCTGGCCGAGCGCATCGTGCAGGCACGAGATCGATGCCGCACCCTCGAGGCGCTGCGACGGGCCGTCGAGCTGACCCCCGAGACGTGGGATTCCCTGGCCCGCGCAGGCGCGTTCGACGCCGCGGGCCCCAGCGGTGCCCGCGACGACGAAGGGAGCGGAAGACGCCACAGCCTGTGGCACCTCGGGCTGCTGCGCAGCGTCGAGACGCGAGAGGGGAATCGCTCGAGCGCCCACGTCGAGCAGCTCGAGCTGTTCGAACGCGCCGAGAGCGACGCGCTGTTTCCCGCGCTCGACGCCCTGGGAGAGGCCGGCGCCGTGCGTTGGGATCTCGAGACGCTTCAGATGAGCGGGGGTCGTCACCCTGTTGCGCTGCATCGCGGCACCTTGCGGCGACGTGGGGTCGTGCCCATCGAAGCGATCCCCGGGATGGCCGCGCGGGCGAGCCGAGGGAGACGGCCTGCCACGGCTCGGGTGGCCGGGGTGGTGGTAACGTTCCAGCGCCCGCCCACGGCCAAGGGCATGACCTTCATCGTGCTTGAAGACGAAACCGGACGGCTCCCCGTAGCGGTTGCACCCTCCCGTTTCGAGACCCTGCGCCTGACCCTGCGAAGCGCGGCCCTCGTCGTGGAAGGGGCGGTGCAGACCGCGGGCACCACCTATCACAGCCTGCTCGTTCGCGAGGCGCATGCGTTCGATGACTATGTGAACCCGCAAGAAAGAGGTCCGAAGGGTGGGCGCACGTGA
- a CDS encoding DUF4126 domain-containing protein, with translation MPMQDPLTLALHVMMGLSLAACTGLRAFLPLLIVGGVARAGHLTLSPDFRFLASDASLLIFAVATVVEMAGDKIPAVDHALDALGTFVKPLAATAVFVSVNSELKPLHAVVLGLLSGGGTAALFHLKKASVRLVSSVGTFGLGNPVLSMAEDLACGAGAVMSVMVPILAFVMVLFVVAMGAWALRHLRAASSSAPRPPA, from the coding sequence ATGCCGATGCAAGATCCGCTGACACTGGCGCTGCACGTGATGATGGGGCTCAGTCTGGCCGCCTGCACCGGGCTGCGGGCCTTCCTGCCGCTTCTCATCGTGGGAGGGGTGGCGCGCGCGGGCCATCTCACCCTCTCCCCCGATTTCCGCTTCCTGGCGTCAGACGCGTCCCTGCTGATCTTCGCCGTCGCCACCGTGGTGGAGATGGCGGGAGACAAGATTCCCGCCGTCGATCACGCGCTCGACGCGCTGGGCACCTTTGTGAAGCCGTTGGCCGCCACCGCGGTCTTCGTATCGGTGAACAGCGAGCTGAAACCGCTTCACGCCGTGGTGCTCGGGTTGCTCAGCGGGGGGGGCACGGCAGCGCTCTTTCATCTGAAGAAGGCCTCTGTGCGCCTGGTCTCGAGCGTGGGAACGTTCGGGCTGGGCAACCCCGTGCTCTCGATGGCGGAAGATCTGGCGTGCGGGGCTGGCGCCGTGATGAGCGTGATGGTGCCGATCCTCGCGTTCGTGATGGTGCTTTTCGTTGTGGCGATGGGGGCCTGGGCCTTGCGTCATCTGCGTGCCGCGTCTTCGTCTGCCCCTCGCCCACCGGCTTGA